GCGCGAAGGGGTAGGCGGGCAGACTGACAATCTGGCCCCGCCGTGCGCCGCGCAGCGCTTCCCAGTCGATGATCCAACCCTGCGTCCAGAACTCGCCCAGCCGTGTCAGGTGTCCACGGTCGAAAAGACTCCGCAGATAATCCCTGTCCGTCTCCGTCTCTCCTGGGAGGTCATCGGTCTCCTGGTAGGAGCGCGCGACCGCTGAGAATCCACCAGGGACCTTCTGCCCGGCGAGGAACGTCTCGAGCTGACCCGCCAGTTCTTCGCGAGACCCTGTCACCAGGGCCAGCCGGTGCTCGAAGGCCTCGCGGCCCACCATCAACGTCCAAGCGACATCGGCCAGGGACGTGCGCTGTCCCCGTTCGGTGCGCAGGAAGCGGAGCAGGTTGCCGGCCGCCGCCTCCAGCCGATCCGCACGGCGGGCCGAGAGCAAGATGAGCCGCGGTCCCTCCGGGTCCGCCCGCGCCGTGGTGTCGAGGTGCTCTTCGAGAATCACGTGGGCATTCGACCCGCCCGCGCCAAAGGAGCTGACCGTCGCGAGCCGCGGACGCGTCGCATCCCCCATGGCCCCGCGAAGCCATGGGCGGACGCCGCGCACGAGATAGAAAGGGCTCTGGCCAAAGTCGATGTTCGGATTGACCGTCTCCGCGTGCAGCGAAGGCACGAGCGTCTCGTGTTGGAGCTGGAGCAGTGCCTTGACGATGCCCGTCGCCCCAGCCGCGGCCTCCAGGTGACCGACGTTCGATTTCGCGGACCCGATGGCACAGAACTGCCGGTCCTGCGTGAAGCGCCGGTAGGCCTTCGTCAGCGCGGTGATTTCAATCGGGTCGCCCAGTGAGGTCCCCGTGCCATGCGCCTCCACGTAGCTCACCGCGCGCGGATGGACACCGGCCTGGTCGAGCGCCTCGGAGATGAGGTCCGCCTGCGCATGGGGATTGGGGACGGTGAAGCCGTGGGTGTGTCCGCCGTGGTTGATGGTGCTCGCGCGGATGACGCCGTAGATGCGGTCTCCGTCCGCGCGTGCGTCCTCGAGCGGCTTGAGAATCAGCGCGACCACGCCCTCTCCAGGGACGTAGCCGTCACCCCCCGCGCCGAAGGAGCGGCACCGGCCGTCGCTCGACGCGAACCGGCCATAGGCCATGAGCTGATACTTCCCGGGATGGATGGAGACGTTGACGCCGCCCGCGATGGCGTAGGCGCATTCTCCGCGTCGGAGGCTCTCGCAGGCGAGGTGAACCGCCGTCAGCGACGCGGAGCATGCGGTGTCCACCGCGAAGCTCGGACCGTTGAATCCGAGGTGATACGAGACGCGGTTGGGGACCGCCCAGTATCCCGCGATGGGGATGTCGACGAAGAAGCTGTACTCGCCATAGATGACGCCCGCGAAGACGCCCGCGTCCTTCAAACCGCGCCGCGCCGCGCTGGCCCGGATGCGCTGGGGCGTGTATCCGGCGTCCTCGATGGCGGCCCAGGCCGTCTCCAGGAAGAGCCGCTGTTGCGGGTCCATCGTCTCCGCTTCCTTCGGGGTGATGCTGAAGAAGCGCGGGTCGAACTTGTCGACGTCGGACAGGAAGCCGCCCCATTTCGCGTACGTGGTGCCAGGGGCGTCACGGTCCTCGCTGAGATAGGCCTCGTGGTTCCACCGGTCCTTGGGGACCTCCACGATGCCGTCGCGGCCCGCGAGCAGGTTCTCCCAGAACGCCTCGTTGTCCGAGGCCATGGGGTATCGCCCCGACATGCCAATCACGGCGATGTCCTGATGCTCGGCGTTTCGGGACACCGGGCGAGGCGACGCACGTCGTTCCTTCGTGGGCACGGCATCCTCGTCGTGTGTGGGCGGTGTGGGGGGCACAGCGGCGCTAGGAAGTGGCGCGCGCTCAGGAGGGGCCCCGACCAGCGCGGACAACCTCGCTGGATGGTGCTGGGCGAGGTATCGCGCGAGTTCGTTCACGGTCTGGTACTCGAACAGCAGCGTCTTCGGAAGCGCACCGAAGGCCTCTTCGAGCTGCTGGTTGAAGCGCTGGATGAGGACCGAGTCGATGCCGTACTCCTGCAGCGGCGTCCGGGTTCGGATGCGCTCGGCCGGCAATCGGAACGCGGCCGCGAGCTCTCGCTTCATGAGGTCTTCCGCGAGGCGGACCAGACCTTCGTCGATGGCAGTCATGGTGGATGGGGTGGGACGTGCGTCCGCGGCCGTCACGGGCGCCGAACGAGGGAGTGGGGACTCCGTGATGCGCTGTGACAGGTCCGCCAGGTTCATTCCGACCGTGAAGGCCGAGACATCGAGCGCAGAGCCGAGGTCCTGGTTCAACTGCTCGACCAGGGTCGCGCGAGTCACCTCATCGAACCCCAGTTCCTCCGAGGGCGCGCGGAGGTCGAGCTCTTCCTCCGTGACGCTGAGCAGCCGCGCGGCGGCCCGGAGGACACCTGTTGGAGGCGACCCCACGGGCCTGGCACGGGCCGGCGCCTCTTCATGCGAAGGGAGCGGGGCCTCTGGCAACCAGCAGCGTTCGCGAGCGAAGGCGTAGCCGGGCAGGGGAATCCGGCGCGGCGAGGCGCCTGCATACAGTCCACGGAAATCAAAGGTCGCGCCCGAGACCCATGCGGCACCCGTTGCGTGCAGCTCCGCGTCTGGCGAAAGCGCAAGCGGGGATGACATCGCGTCCGGGTTTGCTTCGCCGTGGTGAACACCGAGCGCGGGCGTGCCCGCTGCCACGGAGGCGAGTCCGTCGCGCAGGGCGTCCACCGAGCCGGCGATGATGGCAACGCGGTGCTCGAAGAGTACGCGTCCGGTTTGTAGCGTCGCCGCGAGGTCATGGAGTGACGTCTGGGGATGCTCCGTGAGGAACCGCGCCAACGCCTTCGCGGACCGGCGGAGCGAGTCCTGGGTCTTCGCGGAGAGGGGGACCAGGACTTTGGAAGGCCTGGTCTCGGGCTGGGCCCTGGCCGAGACGTGCTCTTCGACCACGAGGTGGCAGTTCGTGCCGCTGAAGCCGAACGAGCTGATGGCGGCCCGTCGAGGGCCATGGCTCGTCCAGTCACGCAGCTCCGTGTTGACGAAGAAGGGCGTCTTGTCGAAGTCGATGTGCCGGTTGGGCGTCTGGAAGTGGAGCGACGGGGGAGCTGGCCTTGCCGAAGCGACAGCAGGACCTTGATGAGGCTCGCGACGCCCGCGGCGTGGGATGCGTGCCCGATGTTCGACTTGATGGACCCGATCGCGCAGAACCGCAGGCGGCCGGTCGAACGGCGGAACGCGGCGGTCAGCGCCTCGAGTTCGATGGGGTCTCCCAACCGCGTGCCCGTGCCATGTGTCTCCACATAACCAAGGGTCTCCGGAGGGATGCCGTAGCGCTCGTAGACCTCCGCTTCGAGTTCCTGCTGTGACAGCGAGCTGGGCGCGGTGATGCCGTTGGTTCGCCCGTCCTGGTTGACGGCGGACCCCTTGATGACGCCGTGAATCGGATCGCCATCCTCGAGCGCGCGTGCAAGCGGCTTGAGCACCACGACGCCCACGCCTTCGCCAATCACGAAGCCGTCACCCGCGTCATCAAACGACCTGCACCGCCCCGTGGGGGACAGCATCCCGAGCGACGACGCCAGCAGGTGGTACTCCGGCGTCGTGAAGACCGACACGCCCCCGGCGAGCGCCACTTCACATTCGCCGCTCAGCAAGCTCTGACAGGCTTGATGGAGCGCGACCAGGGAGGACGAGCACGCCGTGTCGACCGCGACGCACGGCCCCTTCAGGTTGAGGAAGTAGGCGACTCGGGCAGGAAGGATGGCGAGGCTGTTGCCCGTGAACACGTGATGCGAGCCCGCGAGACCCCGCTGCCGGACGAGGCTCGCGTAGTCAGGTGAGGTCGCGCCAATGAAGACGCCGCACCGGCGGTTCGACAAGCTCCGAGCATCCAACCCCGCATCCTCCAGTGCCTTCCAGCTCTCTTCGAGGAGCAGGCGCTGCTGCGGATCCATGAAGTCCGCTTCCGCGGGCACGATGTTGAAGAACAGCGGGTCGAACCGGTCCACGTCCGAGAGGTAGCCGCCCCATTTCGAGTACGTTTTGCCCGGCGACGGCGGCCCCGCTTGGAAGTGGTCCTCGATGCGCCAGCGATCAACGGGAATCTCCGTGACGGCATCGTGGCCAGCGCACAGGTTCTTCCACAGCGCGCGATAGTCTCCGGCGCCTGGGAATCGTCCCGCCATTCCGATGACGGCGATGTCCATGGATGCGCCTGGGGCGGAGCGCGGCGCGGCGGGGGCGGGGGCGGGCCGTACGGCCTCTTCCGAGAGGTGTGATGGCGCGGCCGCCTGGGCTCCAAGCGACATGGCATGTCGTGCCAGGGCTCGGACGGACGAATGGTCGAAGAGCACCGTCGGCTTGAGCTCCAGGGCGAATCGCGCGTTGAGCTGGTCGACAATCTTCACCGCCAGCAGGGAGTCGACGCCGTACTCCGAGAACGCCAGGTCGGGCCGAATGTCGTCGACGGTCGTCCCAAGCCCGGCGGCGACGATCGCGGCGACCTCACGCTCCAGCGTTGCCGGTGTCCCTGGCTGAGGGCCGCCGCTCGACGGAGCGGCCGTCGAGTGGGTGGGTTTCGTGAGCGGGATGCTCGCGGGTTGCTTCGATGGACGCCCGTCGTTCGCCGCCAGGATGACGCGTTGGCTGGGGTCCGGGTCGGCGGAGAGCCCGGGGCCGTAGGCCATGACGTGGCTGTAGCCACTGCGCAGCAGCGCCGTACGCCAGCCCTCCGAGGAGAGCAGCGGGGAGTTCGGGATGCGCCGTTCGGGGTCGCGGTAGCGATGCCAGCCCTCAAGCAGCCCGAACGTGAGTGCCAGCACCTCTGTGTTCGTGGTCGCCTCACCGAGGACCAGGAGCCCGTCGCTGACGAGGAGGTTCTTGACCCTGCCCAACGCCTCATCGACGTCCGAGGCGACATGCAATGCATTCGCGGCGAAGACCACGTCGAAGCTGTTCGGCGTGAACCCCTGCGCGGCCGGGTCCTTCTCGATGTCGAGGCTGCGAAACCGTGCGAACGGATACGCATTGCCAAAGGTCTCCCGGCCATGGGCGACGAAGCCATCGGCGACATCGGTGTAATGCGCCTCGACGTCGACACCCAGGCTGGCGAGTGCCTCGAACACCGGGCCGGAGGTTCCACCCGTCCCAGCGCCAACCTCCAGGACACGAACGGGTCGCCGGCCCGCCGAGGCGCGGAGTTTCACGGCGGTCGAGATGAGCCGGGCCATGAGCGCGTTGGTGAACGCGTAGGAGCGGCTGCCTCGGTAGATGGCGCTGGTCAGCTCCAGGCTCGCGGCGGGAAAGAGCACGCTCGTCGCCGAGCGCTCGCCCCGCAGTGTTTCAGGGTACGCCGCGAGGCAGGTGTCGAGCAGCCGCACATACGGTGCTGTTTCAGGGTGCCGCTCCAAGAGTGTCGAGCGCAGCTCGGACGGTGACCGAGATGCTCCCGTCGAACGGAGGCCCGTGTCCGTGCGTTCGAGGTAGCCATGGCGTTCGAGAACCTCCAGGCATGCGGCGAGGAAGCGGTCGAACCGAGGCTGCAGGCGCAAGCGCTCCTTCAGGGCCCGCGCCGTGGTGAAGTGTCCCGTGGGAGGCAGCCCGAGGTCACTGAGTCGCGCATGGAGCGCCGCCGCCGAGTACTCCGCCAGCAGCGGTCCACCGGCTTCAAGGGCCTCCGAGGTGGGCGTGAGCGAAGCTTCGAAGGCGCGTTGGACGTCGGTGGTGAAGCGAGGAGGTTCGACCCAGAATCGCTTGCGCTCGAAAGGGATTCCCGGGACGGGGACCCGGCGAACGGGGCCACGAGAGAGGGCGCGCCAATCCATCCGGGTTCCTCGGACCCACAGCTCGGCGGCGCCATCGAGGTCACCGGCGACGTACCGATCCTGGAGCAGACGCTCATCCCCGGGAGAGGTCGCGGCGCCGTGGTGGATGCCACCCTGGCCCTTCAGGTATCGCTCCAGTTGTGCGGCGGCATCCCCCGCGCTCGAAGCGACGAGCGCGAGCCGCATCTCTCGCTCTGGGCGTCCCACCCGCAGCGTTCGAGCGACGTCTGCGAAGTCCTCCGCGCCGAGGGTCTGAAGGAAGCGCACCAGGAGGTCCGTGTAGCGGCGTAGCTGCGCTTCGGACCTCGCGGACAGGACGAACAGCTCCCGGTCCGAGGGGCGCGCCGTCGGCTGACCCCGTTCGATGTGTTCCTCGAGGACGACGTGCGCGTTGGAGCCTCCGGCGCCAAAGGAGCTGACGCCAGCGCGGCGAGGAAGCACTCCGTTCGCACCCTCCATCCGGGGCCATGGTTCGGAGGCCTGGGGCACACGGAAGGGTGTCGATGCGAAGTCGATGGTCGGGTTGAGCGCCGCGGAATGAAGGGAGGGCGCAATCCGGCCGTGCCGAAGCTGGAGCAGGGCTCGCGTCACGGCTGCGACGCCCGCCGCTGCTTCGAGGTGCCCGATGTTCGACTTCACCGAACCGATGGGCAGCGGATGGGTGCGCCCCGCGAAGGCGCGGCTGAGCCCGACCACCTCGACCGGGTCCCCGAGCGCGGTCCCTGTTCCGTGGGCCTCGATGTAGCCGATGCTGTCGGGCGTGGCGTCCGCAGCTTCGAGCGCTCGGCGGATGGCATCTGCCTGCGCGGTGGGGTGGGGCACGGTGTATCCGGCCGCGCGCCCCCCGTGATTGATCGCCGTGCCGCGAATGACACCGTGAACGGTGTCACCGTCCGCGAGCGCCTGATCGAGCCGCTTGAGGAACAGGGCTCCAACACCCTCGCCCGGGACGTAACCATCACCGCCCTCTCCGAAGGAGCGGCACCGCCCATCGGAGGAGGTCATGTTCATTTGCCGGAGCAGCAGATACTTGTCCGGGTGGAGCAGCAGGTTGACGCCACCCGCGATGGCCGCGTCACATTCACCTCGGGCGAGGCTGGCGCAGGCGAGGTGGATGGCCGTCAGCGATGAAGAGCACGCGGTGTCCACCGCCATGCTCGGGCCCACGAAGTCGAAGAAGTACGAGACCCGGTTCGCGACGGAAGAGAAGAGTGACGACGTGGCGACGGGGGTGGCGTGGCGCGCCGCCTCCGCGCCGACGAGCCGGTAGTCCCCCCACATGACGCCGACGAAGACGCCGACCCGGTTCCTCGGGGCCGTGAAGTCATCCGGTTGGTAGCCCGCGTGCTCGACCGCGCGATAGGCCGTCTCCAGAAACAGTCGTTCTTGAGGGTCGATGAGCGGCGCGGTCCCCGGAGGAATCCGGAAGAAGAGCGGGTCGAACTGGTCCACTTCGGACAGGAAGCCGCCGAACCCGCACAGCGGGTTGCCATCCCCTGGATACGCGTTGGAGGGCCAACGCTCGGGCGGCACTTCCGTCACGCTGTCTCGGCCTGCCTCGAGGTTCGCCCAGAATGCGTCCACGTCCTCGGCGCCGGGGTATCTGCCGCTGAGCCCCACCACGGCGATGTCGACGCGGTGGTTCGCCACGGGAGCCGCGGGCTTTGGGCGTTGAACGCCGAGGTGTGCCTGAAGCCGTTCCGTGTCGCCCCAGGCGACGGCGAGTTGGGGCCGGGCGCCGCCAAGGCACGCATCGAGCAGGTCCAGCCCGGCTTCATCGGGAAGCAGGCTCAGGCCCGTGCTCCGCCGAAGCGCGTCCGCGTGCGCGGCGGAAACACTCATGCCTCCATCGCGCCAGAGAGGCCAGTTGATGCTGACGGTCCGCCAGGCGTGTTCGCCTCGGTGACGCTGGGCCTCGCATTCCTCCGCGAAGGCATCGAGGAATCGGTTCGCCGCCGCGTAGTCACTCTGCCCGGGATTCCCGATGACCGCGGACAGCGATGAGAACAGGACGAGCCATTCGAGGTCATTGTCCACCGCACGCACCAGATTCAGCGCACCGGCGACCTTGGGGCGCATGACGGCCGCCGCCGATTCATTGGGCGTTCCTCGCAGGAAGCCATCCTTGAGGACGCCTGCCGCGTGGATGATGGCGTGAAGGCCGCCGAAGCGTTCGCGAGCGCGCCGCACCACGTCCCGAGCTTCTGTTTCAACGGACACGTCGGCGCGGAAGTAGACCGCTTCACCACCGAGTGACCGGAGCTCCTCGCAGAAGGACGCTGCCTCCGTGTTTCGCTCATGGCGTCCCGTCAGGACGATTCGCGCCCGGTGCCGCGTGGCCAGACGACGCGCGATACGGCGCCCCAGCCCACCAATGCCCCCGGTGATGAGGACCACGGCCTCATCACGCAGCACCGCGTCAGCGCGCGGCGCGGCCACGGGAGCGAGCCTGCGGACCTCGCGGCGGCCCTGTGTGTAGCGAACCTCTGTGTCCGGTGCATCGAGCGAGACCTCGCGCGCCGTGAGGCCGAGCAGCTCACGCGCACTGGGGGCGTCGAGGAGCACGCTCCGCATGCTGGGATGCTTGAGCTCTAGCCGCGTCGAACGCGCAAGTCCCCCCAGTGCCGCTGCGCACGTCCGGCCCGACGCGGTCTCAGCGGGAAGGACCGCCAGCAGCCGGTCACTCACGGACGGCAGATGGGCGAGCGTCCTCGCCAGTTCTCGAAAGGGCAGGAGGACGGACTCGAGGCTCGCGGCCCCGGCGAATTCGCTCGCGCGGAGATCGCCATACCCCCAGCAGTAGAGGGTCACGTCGAAGGGGGGCTGGCTTGCTTGAAGCTGCCGGATGACGCGGTGCAGGTCCTCCGGTTCAGCGGCGTTGACGGTGAACGTGTCCCCATTCGCGCTGAAGTGCGTGCCCCGGCGGACGCGCACCACGGAGGCCCCGGGCGGGACGTCCAGGGTCAGCCCTTCGTCCTCGAACAGGAGGATGCGCTCCAGGGGACGGGCTTCCGCCGCTGGCAACGCAGCGGACTCCCAGTCGAAGCCCAGGAACAGTGCTCCATCGTTCGCCGCCGAGGACGTCTCCTCGCTCCGAGGCTTCGCGTCGGGCGACTGGGGCGCCTTTGGCAACTGGTACTGGTCACCCAGCTCGGTGTCGAGGTACCCGGCGAGCGCGTCGAGCGTCTGGTACTCGAAGAGCAGGGTCGGGTAGAGCGCTTTGCCTGCGCGGCCCTCCAGGGCCCTGGCGACTTCGAGGAGATGGGAAGACTCGAGCCCCAGGTCGTAGAACCCGATGTTGCCCGTGACCTCCGCGCGCGGGCGTTGGCAGAGCGCGGCGATGATGTCTCGCAAGTCCTCCGCGATGGCCGCGCGCCGGGTGCTCCGGGTCGGAGTCTCCGTTGTCGCGGACGCGGTGGGCCGTTCCTCGCGCACCGGGTGCGGTGCGGGACGGGTTCCATTGGAAGTGCCTGTGAGTCGCCGAATCAGGTCCGTGCTGCGGACTCGCTTGACGGTGAGCCGTTCGAACTCGGCGATGAGCGCGCCGTGTGCATCGAAGAGCCACAGGTCTGCTTCGAGGACGTCCTTCTCCCGAACGGCGGGACCCACACGTGCTTCGACGTACACCGTGTCTCCCGAGGGTCCCCACGCGCGGAAGGCCTGGATGAACATCGGAATGTAGGCGCAGTCCGCTTCGCCCTCGGTGGGGAATCCGGCGAAGGGAATGAGGGTCGAAGTGTCGAGGAACGCCGGGTGGAGATAGAAGTCCTCTCGCTGGAGCGAAGCCTCCTCACCCAGGGTCAGCTTCGCGACCACTCGGTCTCCGGCCGTGTACACGGTACCCGAGGTCCGCATGAAGCCACGGTGCTCGATGCCCAGCCGTTCGGTCCTGGCATAGAGCGTCTCCATCGGAGCGCCTTCCCCCAGTGACTCGATGTCGAACCGCCGCGTGGGCCGCGCGCGCTCCAGCTCTTGGAGCGAGCACGAGGCGATGGCCTCCTCGTTGCCGACCTCCTGTTCGTTCGCGACCCGCTGTGCGCTGATGCGGACGCGGGTGGCGCGGGCCTCCGGCTCAGCGCGAAAGTAGATGCGTTGGTCGAAATCCCCGGTCAGCGCGACGGGCGTTTCGAACAGGATGTCGCGCAGCTCCAGGTGACTGGGCGCGACCCCACTGGCATGCGCGATGCGGCAGAGCCCGTCCAGGTAGACCACGCCAGGCAGGATGCGGACTCCGTGGACGCGGTGGTCCCGGACCACGGCATCGTCGTGGCGAAGCAGGGTCTGGGCGCTCGCGATGTCGATACTCGTCATGGGGCTTGGGCTCACGGCGCGGAGACTCGGTTCACTCGGCTGGGCGCGATGGGCTCGAACCGGAGCATGGCCGGGGCGCGGGCCTCGTTCCGTGGCCTCGCGGGGAGCAGGTATCGCTGTTTCGAGAATGCAGGCGCGGGCAGGGGGGCCCGGCCGGGTTCGGTTCCGTCAGGACGCTCTTCGAGGACCATGTGGCAGTTCGTTCCACCGAAGCCGAACGCGCTGATTCCGGCGCGCCTGGGGTGGCCCTCCACCGCGTGCCAGTCGCGCAGATCGCGGTTGACGTAGAAGGGCGACTCGCTGAACGCGAAGCGAGGGTTGGGGCGCTCACAGTGAAGCGTGGGGGGCAGTTGCTTCCTGTCCAGGGCGAGCGCTGTCTTCACCAGCCCCGCGATGCCCGCGGCGGACAACAGATGGCCGATGTTGGTCTTCACGCTGCCCACGGCGCAGAAGCCCCGTGCTTCCGTGGCCCGTTTGAACACCGTGGCCAGCGCCTTGAGCTCAATGGGGTCACCGATCATCGTCCCGGTGCCGTGCGCTTCCACGTAGGACAGCGTGTTGGCGGTGACGCCCGCCTTCGCGAGCGCCGCTTCGATGACCTCGACCTGGGCCTCCATGTTCGGAGTCGTGATGCCCATCGTGCGGCCGTCGTTGTTCACAGCCGAGCCTCGGATGACGGCGTGGATGCGGTCGCCATCGCGCAGGGCGTCGTCCAAGCGCTTCAACAGCAAGGCGCCCGCGCCTTCGCCTGGCACGAAGCCGTTCGCCCGTTCATCGAACGTGTGGCAGCGCCCATCCGGCGAGAGCGCCCCTGCCGCGCTCAGGGTCAGGTAGGGAAGTTCATCGAGGATGAGGTCCACACCTCCGGCCAGCGCTGCTTCGATTTCACCCTCGCGGAGCGCCTGGCAGGCGAGGTGGACGCTCACGAGCGACGACGAACACGCCGTGTCGATGACCAGGTTGTTTCCACGCCAGTTGAAGTAGTCAGAGATGCGCGCGCCGATGAAGTTCTGTCCGATGCCGACAATCGTGCTCTTCTCTGGCTGCTCGATACGGTTCGGGTACGCCCCGGTGCGTGCCCCGATGTAGACGCCGACCTTTCGGTTCGACAGCTCCTCACGGGAGTACCCCGCATCGAGTGTCGCCAGGAGCGACGTCTCCAGCATCAGCCGCTGGAGCGGGTCCATCTGGATCGCGAATGACTCGCTGATGCGGAAGTAGGCGGGGTCGAACAGGTCGATGCCGTCGACGAAGCCTCCCCATTTGCTGTTCGTGCGCCCGGGGCCCGGCTGGGGTGAATAGAACCGGCCTGCGTCCCAGCGCTCCGTCGGGACTTCTCGAATGGCGCTCGTGCCGTGCGCCAGCGTCTCCCAAAACCGCGCTGTGTCGGCTCCACCGGGAAAACGGCAGGCCATGCCCACGATGGCGATGGGCACGGTGGCACGGGAGGGACTTGGGGGCCGAGGCGGCTCGGCGTGGTGCTTGACCGGCGGCTGGACGAACGCGCCCGTGGAATGCACGGGTGCGGACGGTGCGGCCACCTCGGTGACGAATCTCGATGGGTGGCGCTCCGCGAGGAACGCCGAGAGTGTGCCGAGGGTGGGGTACTCCAGAAGGAAACCCGGCTCAATGGGCGCGCCCACGAGGGTTTCAATCTGCTTCACCGCGGAGGCGATGAGCACCGAGTCCACGCCGTACTCTTCGAAACGGACATCCCCCTTGAGCCGCGCCGGATCAAGCTTCAGCTCGGCCGCGAACAGGTGCAGGAGCGCGTCGAAGGCGTGGGATTTGGCGGAGGCGTCGCTCGCCACCCTGGGCGCGCTTGCAGGCGTCGCGGGACGAGGCGCCTGCGACGAAGCCGCGCTGGCGAGCAGCGTGGACGCGTCGAAGTCGCTCGCGGCGAGACAGGGGAGGACGACGGGCGCGTTGTCGATGCCCAGGACGCGCTCGAAGAGCGAGAAACCTTGTTCGACTGAAAGCGCCGCGAGTTGGGCACCTCGATAGGCCGCCGTCGTCGTCTCTCCAAAACCAGCGTCCCGGAATGAAGGCCAGTTCAGCGCGCGAAACCCGGTGCGTCCGTGACGGTGCTGGTACTCCGCGAAGCGGTCGAGGAACGCGTTCGCGAGCGCATAGTCCGAAAGTCCCACCGCGAGGTTGGGGACGATGGATGCCACGGAGGAGAAGAGGACAAAGAAGTCGGGCTGGTCGTCCTCGAGCAAGTCCGCAAGGACCTGCGTGCCACCCAGCTTGGGTTCGAGCACCCGGCCGATGCCCTCGGGGCTCTTGTGCAGGAACGCGGGGCTTTCATCCGAAACCGTCCCCGCGCAGTGCAGCACGCCGGCGACAGGCCCCAGGGTCGACCGCACGTCGTCGAAGAATCGGCGGAGGGCCCCGCGGTCTAGCAGGGGCCCCGTGTAGACGCGGACCTCTGCCCCCCGTGCTTCCAGCTCCAGCAGCGCGCGCACCTTGCGACCGTCCACGGATTCGTCAGCCGCGACCCGCTGCCACGCCGCTCGGGGTGGGAGGGTCTGGGCTCCCAGCAGCGCCAGTTTCCGTGCCCCACGTTCGACGAGCATCCGTGCGAAGCCCGCGCCCAGTCCGCGTGTCCCTCCGCTGATGACGTAGGTCTTGTCCGGTGACACTTGAAGGCGTTGCGCCAGCGGCAGCTCGCGGAGCGTCAGCGCCTCACGCCGACCCTTCCGGTATCGCGCCTGCCGGGCGTCGGTTCCAGGCGTCCGGACATCGGTGGCCTCCTGGGCCAGCAAGGCGAACAGGTGCTCCGGGGGCAGGTCCGCGTGTTCCACATCGACGCTGCGGACGGTGACGCCTCGGTACTCGCCGGAGAGCGCCGTCACCAGTCCATGGATGGGGGCGCCGGTCAGCGTCTCGCCTGAGAGCAAACCCGCCGTGACGTGGAGGAGCAGGAGCGACCGGGTGTCTCGGCCAGCCAGGAGCCCCTGGTAGAACCCCATCCGGCCCGGATGGACCTGACCGCCGTCATCGGAGCGCGTGAGGTCGCAGAGGTCGAGCAGTCCATCGACGCCGTGCGCTTCCGCGACCAGTTCACGTGCCAACGCGGCCGCGGCCTGGAAGTCGTCTCGCGCCAGGGCGGGCCTGCCAGAGGCGGTGCTCCGGCTGACACGGCCCACTTCGACGACATGCCGTTCGCTGGCGGCCAAGGAGAGCAGGTGCTCGCGGAAGGACGCGGACGCGGAGGCATCGTGCAGGATGATGAGGCGCCGCCTGTTCAGCGGTCCCTGCGCGGCCTCGGTGAGGGGCGCTTCTTGCCAGACGCGTCCA
This genomic window from Myxococcus hansupus contains:
- a CDS encoding beta-ketoacyl synthase N-terminal-like domain-containing protein — translated: MRDRVHQVEHRARIPRRGRREPHQGPAVASARPAPPSLHFQTPNRHIDFDKTPFFVNTELRDWTSHGPRRAAISSFGFSGTNCHLVVEEHVSARAQPETRPSKVLVPLSAKTQDSLRRSAKALARFLTEHPQTSLHDLAATLQTGRVLFEHRVAIIAGSVDALRDGLASVAAGTPALGVHHGEANPDAMSSPLALSPDAELHATGAAWVSGATFDFRGLYAGASPRRIPLPGYAFARERCWLPEAPLPSHEEAPARARPVGSPPTGVLRAAARLLSVTEEELDLRAPSEELGFDEVTRATLVEQLNQDLGSALDVSAFTVGMNLADLSQRITESPLPRSAPVTAADARPTPSTMTAIDEGLVRLAEDLMKRELAAAFRLPAERIRTRTPLQEYGIDSVLIQRFNQQLEEAFGALPKTLLFEYQTVNELARYLAQHHPARLSALVGAPPERAPLPSAAVPPTPPTHDEDAVPTKERRASPRPVSRNAEHQDIAVIGMSGRYPMASDNEAFWENLLAGRDGIVEVPKDRWNHEAYLSEDRDAPGTTYAKWGGFLSDVDKFDPRFFSITPKEAETMDPQQRLFLETAWAAIEDAGYTPQRIRASAARRGLKDAGVFAGVIYGEYSFFVDIPIAGYWAVPNRVSYHLGFNGPSFAVDTACSASLTAVHLACESLRRGECAYAIAGGVNVSIHPGKYQLMAYGRFASSDGRCRSFGAGGDGYVPGEGVVALILKPLEDARADGDRIYGVIRASTINHGGHTHGFTVPNPHAQADLISEALDQAGVHPRAVSYVEAHGTGTSLGDPIEITALTKAYRRFTQDRQFCAIGSAKSNVGHLEAAAGATGIVKALLQLQHETLVPSLHAETVNPNIDFGQSPFYLVRGVRPWLRGAMGDATRPRLATVSSFGAGGSNAHVILEEHLDTTARADPEGPRLILLSARRADRLEAAAGNLLRFLRTERGQRTSLADVAWTLMVGREAFEHRLALVTGSREELAGQLETFLAGQKVPGGFSAVARSYQETDDLPGETETDRDYLRSLFDRGHLTRLGEFWTQGWIIDWEALRGARRGQIVSLPAYPFARERYWIVPEEFQRAQRPLPATMTAPRHTSAPPVEPARPAPVAESSDDLRTRLESQVTRIFAELTKLPESELDLDADFLDFGFDSVASVRMLNRLMKLYGARVPATAMQEYTTIRTFVEHIVQAGYIQERAVTPTPLVEPRAPTEPSVPLGTPEKLTRDAPFPVQHIFITGVTGVLGGKLLHDLLDTTEARIACLVRGESVDAARKRILYFLQTYDPQGRLTKAFQRRVTPLLGDVTLDRFGLDAETYARLAAETDVTFHAAGKTTLVTFYEALAPINVEGTRRVVDFALLTKHRYMVYVSSFSAMGDRLNFNHPPFTEKDLDLGQGYDHLPYQETKYQAEKLIREASSRGLVWNIFRPGNIMGDGTNGRYPFAEVSVKGVYYDIVKTVIDTGVSMLSPVHWDITPVDYVTAAMIHLALQRPSYRETYHLTNPDIRRYYDVVNGIRDFGYDIRLVPIDDYFRMATDRSLRRPGTDAPYESQTLEVFKYGVEIFGKIHYEESSYADCTYTRSVLAPVGIHCPTIAQLLPVYLDHCIENGYVPPPPGAPRTAASVLVTDAKARAG